The Myxococcota bacterium genomic sequence CGGATCGAGCTGCACGTAGATGTCACTCGCCAGGATCCCCACCTTCCCGTCCGAGCCGGTGCGGATCACCGAGCCCGCGGCGATCGGGTCGCCGACCGCCAGCGCGCTGGCGTTCGCGCTGGCCTTGCCCTCGAGCGCCACCACTTCGGCAGCCGGAGCGGCGGCGTGCGCCGCGCCCGCGAGCCACAAGGCGCTGAGGAACGATGCGACGGCTCGAAACGACATGAGACCCTCCTCGGTCACGGAATGCGGACGGTGAGATACCCGCCGATGATGCTGCGGTCGTAGTCGAAGACCGCCACGTTCGAGTCGGCGTGCGTGTAGTGCCAGCGCGCGGAGCCCACGAGCCAGTCCCAGTAGATCGGGCGCTGGATGCCGATCTCGGTGTCGGTGATCTGGTCGCGGCGCTTGTCGCTGTTGGGCGGCGCCACGTCCTCGAACGTGGTCTGGTTGAGATAGCCGCGGTAGGTGAAGCCCGCGCCCAGGAAGAGCGTGAACTCCCAGGGCAGCTGGGTCTCGCTCCAGAGGTAGCCGCCCGTGCCCCGGTACGAGTACTCCGTGCCCTCGGCGTGATAGCGGGAGTAGATGCCGGTCGCGGTGAGCTGCGTGCGCAGCACGTCGATCGGAACGCCCTGCTCCAGACCCGCGGCCTCGTAGCGCCCGTCGCGGTTGCGCTCGTCCTCGGTGATGCTCTGCAGGTGAGCGTCGCCGACGTTCCAGGGCGCGCTGCCGTCGACCGGGAAGTAGTAGTTGCTGAACTGGAAGCGGCCGAAGAGCCGCGTGTACATGTCGCGCGCCTCGGCGTAGATCAGCGACGGCGTGGCCGCGACCTCGCTCACCCACGACTGGCCGTCGACCCAGCCGTACGCGTAGTCACCCTGGAGCTGGGCCGACAGGCGGTCGGTGATGCGCCGGTCGACCCAGGCCGAGACGATCGGGTAGTCGTAGCTGAATTCCGGCAGTGAGTGCTCCGCCGTGCCGGTGTAGGTCAGCATGGCGCCCGCGCCCCAGTCCGGCGTGTGCAGGAACTGCCAGCCAGCGTTCGCCTGCCAGATGGTGCGCATGTCGGCCTGGTCGTTGATCTCCGCCGGCAGGTCGACGCCGTTGCCGCGCAGCACCACGTTCGAGTCACTCTCCGCGCCCACGGTGACCGAGGCCCAGTAGTCGCGCGGGTGCGTGCGCGTGCGCGACCACTGGTCGAGCCGGGTGCGCGCGGCGGCGCCCCAGCGGCCGCTCGGGTCGTCCGCGATCACGCGGTCCATGGCGTCGCGCGCCGCCGCGCGCTCGCCCTGGTTCTCGAGCGCGAGCGCCTGGTAGTAGCTGGCGGTCGGCTCGACCAGCTTCGGGTCGGCCTTGCGCGCGCGGTCGAGCGCGGCGATGCCCTCGTCGCGCTTGCCCTCCTGCAGGAGCACGAGCCCGTCGTAGAGCTCGAAGCGCGCGTCGCCCGACGAGCCCGCGCGCGCGGCCTCGAGCGCCTGGCGCGCGCCCGCGTAGTTCTCCTGGTGGTAGCGCGCGATCGCGACCTCGAGCGGGACCTCCGAAAGCGTGGCATCGCGGCGCGTGGCCTCGGCCAGTGACTGCTCGGCCTCGGCGTACTTCTTCTCCGAGATGAGACAGCGCCCCGCGAGCAGCGCGGAGCGCGCCTCCTTCGGGTCGGCCGCCAGCGCCTGCTGGAACAGCGGCAGCGCCTGGTCGCACTTGCCCTGGGCCGCGAGCAGCGCTCCGCGCGCGCGCAGAACGTCGCTCTCGTCGGACGCGCGCGCGAGCAGCGGGCACAGGATCAGCGCAGTGACTGCCACGGCACGGCGCATCGAGTCAGACCTTTCGCCGCCGCAGGCCCGCGAGCAGCGCGACGCTCAGCGGCAGCAGCGCGAGCGCCGGCTCGGGCAGCGGCACGCCGGTCAGGACCCCCACCTGGTACTGCGGGAGCACCAGCGTGTCGCCGACCTGGCTGAGCGCCTCGCCCACCACGTGGTGCATGAGGAAGCTCGACACCCCGTCGGGAGCGATGTCGCCCAGGAACACCGCCGGGTAGAAGTAGGTGTCCTTGCCGACCGGCACCTCGACCAGCCGCCACTGGCCGCCGGGCTGCAGGTCGATGCCGGTCGTGCTCGGGGTGTAGGTCAGCGGCTTCAGGAACACGAGCCAGGCGTCGTCGAGGTCACCGTCGCCGCCGTTGGTGACGTTCCACTGCGAGGTCGCGGTGATCGGGTTGCTGACCGAGGGAGAGCTCGGGATGTGACTCCCGAGCACGTCGGGGGCGGGAATCGAGAGCGGCACCGTGTCGG encodes the following:
- a CDS encoding tetratricopeptide repeat protein encodes the protein MRRAVAVTALILCPLLARASDESDVLRARGALLAAQGKCDQALPLFQQALAADPKEARSALLAGRCLISEKKYAEAEQSLAEATRRDATLSEVPLEVAIARYHQENYAGARQALEAARAGSSGDARFELYDGLVLLQEGKRDEGIAALDRARKADPKLVEPTASYYQALALENQGERAAARDAMDRVIADDPSGRWGAAARTRLDQWSRTRTHPRDYWASVTVGAESDSNVVLRGNGVDLPAEINDQADMRTIWQANAGWQFLHTPDWGAGAMLTYTGTAEHSLPEFSYDYPIVSAWVDRRITDRLSAQLQGDYAYGWVDGQSWVSEVAATPSLIYAEARDMYTRLFGRFQFSNYYFPVDGSAPWNVGDAHLQSITEDERNRDGRYEAAGLEQGVPIDVLRTQLTATGIYSRYHAEGTEYSYRGTGGYLWSETQLPWEFTLFLGAGFTYRGYLNQTTFEDVAPPNSDKRRDQITDTEIGIQRPIYWDWLVGSARWHYTHADSNVAVFDYDRSIIGGYLTVRIP